One Gossypium raimondii isolate GPD5lz chromosome 3, ASM2569854v1, whole genome shotgun sequence genomic window carries:
- the LOC105796140 gene encoding protein JINGUBANG, whose amino-acid sequence MRDGRGGSNTVFEEADSLRRSQYEDMKYPDPSMPVNAPMTAADDLCLVYSNAAANCPAFVEGNRLSCEVSPLTMSPWNQTNTMEKSSWVPFDDDNTVPVNSLIGSLTREEGHIYSLAATKDLLYTGSDSKNIRVWKNLKEFTGFKSNSGLVKAIVISGEKIFTGHQDGKIRVWKSSLKNPTLHKRAGTLPTLKDILKSSIKPSNYVEVRRKRALWIKHSDAVSCLSMNEEQGLLYSASWDRSFKVWRISDSKCLESVQAHDDAVNSVVSSFGELIFTGSADGTVKVWKRELLRKGTKHTLDQTLIKQECAVTALAIITSSGPALYCGSSDGLITYRELAKDFSQGGALKGHKLAVLCLEAAGNFLFTGSADKTICIWRRDGSVHTNISVLTGHTGPVKCLAVEKDLEAKKEQRWIVYSGSLDKSVKVWSVSEFPQVGTMQSKHQHQVSYDTESFPCDGSSTSITSQHGTY is encoded by the coding sequence ATGAGAGACGGAAGAGGGGGCTCAAACACGGTGTTCGAAGAGGCTGATAGCCTTAGAAGATCCCAGTATGAAGACATGAAGTATCCGGATCCTAGCATGCCTGTGAATGCTCCTATGACTGCTGCAGATGATTTATGCCTTGTTTACAGCAATGCGGCAGCTAATTGCCCTGCCTTTGTTGAAGGCAACAGATTGAGTTGTGAAGTTTCACCCCTAACCATGTCACCATGGAACCAAACCAATACTATGGAAAAATCTTCATGGGTCCCTTTCGACGACGATAACACTGTTCCGGTGAATAGCCTCATCGGGTCTCTCACACGTGAAGAGGGACATATTTATTCCTTAGCAGCCACGAAGGATCTCCTTTACACTGGCTCCGATAGCAAGAACATTCGTGTGTGGAAGAATCTTAAAGAATTTACAGGCTTTAAATCAAATAGTGGTTTGGTTAAGGCCATTGTGATATCAGGTGAAAAGATTTTCACTGGCCATCAAGATGGGAAGATTCGTGTTTGGAAAAGCTCCCTTAAGAACCCTACCCTTCATAAAAGAGCCGGCACTTTGCCAACCCTGAAAGATATCCTTAAAAGTTCTATTAAACCAAGCAATTACGTGGAAGTGAGACGTAAACGTGCTTTATGGATCAAACATTCGGATGCGGTATCGTGTTTGAGCATGAACGAGGAACAAGGTCTTCTCTATTCAGCTTCTTGGGACCGGAGCTTTAAAGTTTGGAGAATTTCAGACTCTAAATGTCTTGAATCAGTTCAGGCGCACGACGATGCCGTTAACTCCGTGGTTTCAAGCTTCGGTGAACTGATTTTCACAGGTTCAGCAGATGGAACAGTTAAAGTGTGGAAAAGAGAACTGCTTCGGAAAGGAACAAAGCATACGTTGGATCAAACGCTTATAAAACAAGAATGTGCAGTAACAGCGTTAGCAATCATCACCTCTTCAGGTCCAGCCTTGTACTGTGGCTCCAGTGACGGTTTGATCACATACCGAGAACTCGCAAAGGACTTCTCCCAGGGTGGTGCTCTTAAAGGCCACAAGCTGGCGGTTCTTTGCCTCGAGGCAGCTGGGAACTTTTTGTTTACTGGTTCCGCTGATAAGACTATATGCATTTGGCGTAGGGACGGCAGCGTCCACACGAACATTTCAGTGCTTACGGGGCATACGGGGCCTGTGAAATGCTTGGCAGTGGAAAAGGATCTGGAAGCAAAGAAAGAGCAGCGGTGGATTGTCTACAGTGGGAGCCTCGATAAGTCGGTGAAGGTATGGAGCGTGTCGGAGTTTCCTCAGGTGGGGACGATGCAGTCGAAACATCAGCACCAGGTGAGTTATGATACGGAGTCTTTCCCATGTGATGGGAGCTCCACCAGCATAACCAGCCAGCACGGGACATACTGA